A window of the Vigna angularis cultivar LongXiaoDou No.4 chromosome 3, ASM1680809v1, whole genome shotgun sequence genome harbors these coding sequences:
- the LOC108326440 gene encoding uncharacterized GPI-anchored protein At5g19250-like, whose protein sequence is MVLPKFYLCFWLLLSSLVILLMNHPVKCDDDEEDNLYQGINKYRASINLKALTRNDNADCLANKIADQFKKQPCTNTTGSNTVPGTEPQFSNYPDLLTKCHLAISNTRDGNIMPVCVPGLVPSLVLTNFTKSLYSDSLNDTKYTGIGIGSEDNWIVVVLTTNTPAGTFSPYTSDGANLISRSGLLYCSMLFLVGYIFLL, encoded by the exons ATGGTGCTGCCCAAGTTCTATCTGTGTTTCTGGCTTCTCCTTTCTTCCCTTGTGATTCTCTTGATGAACCATCCAGTAAAATGTGACGATG ATGAGGAAGACAATCTTTATCAGGGTATCAACAAGTATCGAGCATCAATAAACTTGAAAGCTCTAACAAGGAATGACAATGCAGATTGCCTTGCTAATAAAATAGCTGACCAATTCAAGAAACAACCCTGCACGAATACCACAGGTTCTAACACCGTACCTGGCACTGAGCCTCAGTTTTCAAACTATCCAGACCTCCTAACAAAGTGTCACTTGGCCATTTCCAACACAAGGGATGGAAATATAATGCCTGTTTGTGTTCCTGGTCTGGTTCCAAGTCTTGTCCTAACTAATTTCACGAAATCTCTCTACTCAGATAGTCTCAATGACACAAAATATACAGGAATTGGTATTGGTTCAGAAGATAACTGGATTGTTGTTGTCTTGACAACAAACACTCCTGCGGGAACCTTTTCTCCCTATACTTCTGATGGTGCCAATTTGATTTCCAGATCTGGATTGCTTTATTGCTCAATGCTCTTCTTAGTTGGTTACATCTTCCTGTTATGA
- the LOC108326439 gene encoding peroxisomal adenine nucleotide carrier 1 encodes MQLDLESLSEATSGAIGSLVSTTVLYPLDTCKTKYQAEVQAQHQRKYKRISDVLWEAIATRQVLSLYQGLGTKNVQSFISSFIYFYGYSYFRKLYLKKSGNKYIGTAANLIVATAAGVFTIVITQPLDTASSRMQTSEFGKSKGFWKTLSEGTWSEAYDGLAISILLTTNPSIQYTAYDQLKQRILKGNISNRTGTKSSPEALSAFSAFVLGAVSKCAATCLTYPAIRCKVMIQAAESDDDKRTEAERKAQRTISGALYTIWKREGVLGFFKGLQAQILKTVLSSALLLMVKEKIAKSTWILMLMIGRYMSVNSPKMKAI; translated from the exons ATGCAGCTTGATCTGGAATCACTGTCAGAAGCTACTTCTGGTGCCATTGGGTCACTTGTTAGTACCACCGTCTTGTACCCTCTTGATACTTGCAAGACAAAATATCAAGCTGAAGTTCAAGCTCAGCATCAGCGAAAATACAA GAGAATTTCTGATGTTTTATGGGAAGCAATTGCTACCCGTCAGGTGCTATCACTGTACCAAGGCCTTGGGACAAAAAACGTTCAGTCCTTCATTTCGTCTTTCATTTATTTCTATGGATACAGTTACTTTAGGAAGCTGTATTTGAAAAAAAGTGGAAACAAGTACATTGGAACAGCAGCAAATTTGATTGTTGCCACCGCTGCTGGGGTCTTTACGATAGTAATAACACAA CCCTTAGATACAGCATCCTCGCGGATGCAGACAAGTGAATTTGGAAAATCCAAGGGATTCTGGAAGACCCTTTCAGAGGGTACATGGAGTGAAGCATATGACGGACTTGCCATTTCCATTCTTTTAACAACAAATCCATCCATTCAG TATACTGCATACGATCAGCTGAAACAGAGAATATTAAAGGGCAACATAAGCAATAGAACAGGTACAAAGTCATCCCCAGAAGCACTGTCTGCATTTTCTGCTTTCGTGCTTGGTGCAGTTTCAAAATGTGCAGCTACGTGCTTGACATACCCAGCTATCAG GTGTAAGGTCATGATTCAGGCTGCTGAATCTGATGATGATAAGCGTACAGAAGCTGAGAGGAAGGCACAGAGGACAATCTCTGGAGCTCTCTATACTATTTGGAAAAGAGAAGGCGTATTGGGATTTTTCAAAGGATTGCAGGCACAGATATTGAAAACTGTTCTTAGCTCTGCATTACTTCTGATGGTAAAGGAGAAGATCGCAAAGTCCACATGGATTCTAATGCTCATGATTGGAAGATACATGTCTGTGAATTCCCCCAAAATGAAGGCAATTTGA
- the LOC108324342 gene encoding mitogen-activated protein kinase kinase kinase NPK1 has protein sequence MQDFLGSLRRSLVFRPGGDDAPFAGIADKLGSAIRKSRIALKPPPPPIRWRKGELIGSGAFGHVYMGMNLDSGELIAIKQVLIAPGSAYKENTQANIRELEEEVKLLKNLKHPNIVRYLGTAREENSLNILLEFVPGGSISSLLGKFGSFPESVIRMYTKQLLLGLEYLHNNGIIHRDIKGANILVDNKGCIKLADFGASKKVVELATINGAKSMKGTPHWMSPEVILQTGHTISTDIWSVACTVIEMATGKPPWSQQYPQEVSALFYIGTTKSHPPIPDHLSAEAKDFLLKCFHKEPDLRPSASELLQHPFITSEYHGSHSILRSSIRDSCNKMATYGMNSRTFLDSVQGSTCTGLKDVCQIDSIKFSTVYHKAGSYQRADNNDDDMCLMDEDDFLIGSPVKSASLLASDDTKSCNPSSKPADDHPCDFNESLYLEKNRPHLSFSSEPLGTEDDEEVTECKIREFLDDKALELKKLQTPLYEEFLSISNAAIAPTPFAKSKVMSGVPNVTSKLRSPSQAWRRFSMVGSATVASPGSHTKYRSKHNGGYCQPLQEIQPPKLNESKETLHDAELESSSVSSNFSERQRKWKEELVEELEWKREMMRRAGTGGKITSPKDRRFFED, from the exons ATGCAAGACTTTTTGGGCTCTCTTCGCCGCTCCCTGGTTTTCCGACCCGGGGGTGACGATGCTCCTTTTGCCGGAATCGCCGACAAGCTTGGCTCCGCCATTCGCAAATCGCGAATCGCGTTAAAACCTCCTCCTCCTCCCATCCGGTGGCGCAAGGGCGAATTGATTGGTTCCGGTGCCTTCGGTCACGTCTACATGGGAATGAACCTCGATTCCGGGGAGCTTATTGCCATCAAACAG GTTTTAATCGCTCCTGGTAGCGCTTACAAGGAGAACACACAG GCTAATATTCGGGAGCTCGAAGAAGAAGTTAAGCTTCTCAAGAATCTTAAGCATCCAAATATTGTT aGATACTTGGGAACTGCGAGAGAGGAGAACTCCTTAAATATTCTGCTGGAGTTCGTACCCGGTGGTTCTATCTCATCACTTTTGGGGAAATTTGGATCCTTCCCCGAATCC gTTATAAGAATGTATACGAAACAGCTTTTACTGGGCCTTGAATACCTTCACAATAATGGGATTATTCACAGAGATATTAAG GGAGCCAACATTCTAGTTGATAACAAAGGGTGCATTAAACTTGCAGACTTTGGTGCATCCAAGAAAGTTGTTGAACTG GCTACTATTAACGGTGCAAAATCAATGAAGGGCACGCCACATTGGATGTCCCCTGAAGTTATTCTACAAACAGGACATACAAT CTCCACTGATATATGGAGTGTTGCATGCACCGTGATAGAGATGGCCACAGGGAAGCCTCCATGGAGTCAACAGTATCCCCAAGAG gTTTCAGCTCTTTTCTATATTGGGACAACTAAATCTCATCCACCCATACCTGATCATCTGTCAGCTGAGGCCAAAGACTTTTTGCTGAAATGTTTCCACAA GGAACCAGATTTAAGGCCTTCTGCATCAGAGTTGTTACAg CATCCGTTCATCACCTCTGAATATCATGGATCGCATTCAATCTTACGCAGTTCAATCAGG GATTCTTGCAATAAGATGGCAACATATGGAATGAACTCTAGAACCTT CTTGGATTCTGTCCAGGGATCAACTTGCACTGGCTTAAAGGATGTTTGTCAGATAGACAGCATAAAATTCTCAACTGTGTATCATAAAGCAGGTTCCTACCAGAGAGCAGACAACAATGATGATGACATGTGTctgatggatgaagatgatttTTTGATTGGTTCACCAGTAAAATCTGCATCTCTATTAGCTTCTGATGATACGAAG AGTTGCAATCCTTCGAGCAAACCTGCGGATGATCATCCTTGCGATTTTAATGAAAGCCTATATTTAGAGAAAAACAGACCGCACCTATCATTTTCAAGTGAGCCTCTAGGAactgaagatgatgaagaagttACTGAATGTAAAATTAGAGAGTTCCTTGATGATAAG GCACTTGAGCTGAAGAAGCTTCAAACACCTCTTTATGAAGAATTCTTAAGCATATCAAATGCAGCCATTGCTCCTACTCCCTTTGCAAAGAGTAAAGTTATGTCGGGTGTCCCAAATGTAACATCAAAACTCAGATCGCCTAGTCAGGCTTGGAGACGATTCTCAATGGTTGGCAGTGCTACTGTAGCAAGCCCTGGAAGTCATACCAAATACCGATCGAAGCATAATGGTGGTTACTGTCAACCTTTGCAGGAAATTCAGCCACCTAAGCTTAATGAATCAAAGGAGACTCTTCATGACGCTGAGCTGGAATCATCTAGTGTAAG CTCAAACTTCTCTGAGAGGCAAAGGAAATGGAAAGAAGAATTGGTTGAAGAGCTGGAGTGGAAGCGAG AGATGATGCGTCGGGCCGGAACTGGAGGAAAGATTACATCTCCAAAGGATCGCAGATTTTTTGAAGACTGA